In Rhodospirillaceae bacterium, a genomic segment contains:
- the shc gene encoding squalene--hopene cyclase: MARQGKNDALLDAVLEDARADCFRRQAGDGHWVFELEADATIPAEYILYEHFFDEIDGGLEKKIGAYLRRTQSDRHGGWPLFYDGDFNVSVSVKAYFALKLIGDAIDAPHMTRAREAILAHGGAAKSNVFTRIALALFGQVPWRAVPVMPVEIALLPKWFPFHLDKVSYWSRTVMVPLLIIMAKKPRALNPRKIDIRELFVLSPDVETHYHVNPTGSLLGALLLRVDRLLRVVEPWFPKSLRQRALERALAFIRERLNGEDGIGGIFPAMVNAVIALNCLGYGKDHPEIVVAKKAIQRLLVIRETEAYCQPCFSPVWDTCLMSLALQEVPGAETEKNQKALDWLADRQILDVVGDWEAQRPNLRPGGWAFQYWNDHYPDVDDTAVVAMALHRFDRARYANAIERATEWIVGMQSKNGGWGAFDAENAHYGLNHIPFSDHGALLDPPTVDVSARCLGFLMQIGYARDHPVIVRGLAFLKNEQEEDGSWFGRWGTNYIYGTWSALVAFQAIGEDPNAPYIRRAVDWLKARQREDGGWGEDGASYWETRRGEVKASTASQTAWAILGLLAAGEVECQAVKRGIAYLLNAPRSGAKWHEAWYTSVGFPRIFYLCYHGYSAYFPVWALTRYRNLSRGDAPTFRNGI; the protein is encoded by the coding sequence ATGGCTCGCCAGGGCAAAAACGATGCCCTGCTTGATGCCGTCCTTGAGGACGCCCGGGCGGATTGCTTTCGTCGCCAGGCCGGGGACGGCCATTGGGTTTTCGAGCTTGAGGCGGACGCAACCATCCCTGCGGAATATATTCTTTACGAACATTTCTTTGATGAGATTGATGGCGGCCTTGAGAAAAAAATCGGGGCTTATCTTCGTCGCACACAATCGGATCGGCATGGCGGCTGGCCACTTTTTTACGATGGCGATTTTAATGTGAGTGTCAGTGTGAAGGCGTATTTTGCACTAAAACTTATCGGCGACGCCATCGACGCGCCGCATATGACGCGTGCCCGCGAGGCAATCCTGGCCCATGGCGGGGCAGCAAAATCAAACGTCTTTACCCGCATCGCGCTTGCGCTTTTCGGACAGGTGCCATGGCGAGCGGTGCCGGTCATGCCGGTTGAGATCGCGTTGTTGCCGAAGTGGTTTCCTTTTCACCTCGACAAGGTTTCCTATTGGTCGCGAACGGTGATGGTGCCTCTCCTGATTATCATGGCGAAAAAGCCAAGGGCTTTGAATCCGCGAAAAATTGATATTCGCGAACTTTTTGTTTTGTCGCCGGATGTGGAGACGCATTACCACGTTAATCCAACCGGGTCCCTGCTTGGTGCCTTGCTGCTGCGTGTGGATCGCCTGCTGCGTGTGGTGGAACCCTGGTTTCCAAAGTCCCTTCGCCAGCGTGCCCTTGAAAGGGCGCTCGCCTTTATCCGGGAACGCCTCAATGGCGAAGACGGCATCGGCGGTATTTTTCCGGCGATGGTGAACGCGGTGATTGCCTTGAACTGCCTTGGCTATGGGAAGGATCACCCGGAAATTGTCGTTGCCAAAAAGGCCATTCAGCGCCTGCTTGTCATTCGCGAGACGGAGGCCTATTGCCAGCCCTGTTTTTCGCCGGTGTGGGATACGTGCCTTATGTCGCTTGCGCTGCAAGAGGTGCCAGGCGCAGAAACAGAGAAAAATCAAAAGGCGCTGGATTGGCTGGCTGACCGTCAAATTCTTGACGTCGTCGGCGACTGGGAAGCGCAACGGCCAAATCTGCGGCCCGGTGGCTGGGCCTTCCAATATTGGAACGATCATTACCCGGATGTGGATGACACGGCTGTCGTTGCGATGGCGCTTCACCGCTTTGACAGGGCGCGTTATGCCAACGCAATTGAACGCGCTACTGAGTGGATTGTCGGCATGCAAAGCAAAAATGGCGGCTGGGGGGCTTTCGATGCCGAGAATGCCCATTACGGTCTAAACCACATTCCTTTTTCCGATCATGGTGCTTTGCTGGACCCTCCGACCGTTGATGTCAGTGCGCGGTGCCTGGGTTTTCTCATGCAGATTGGTTATGCGCGCGATCATCCCGTGATCGTCCGGGGGTTGGCGTTCCTGAAAAACGAACAGGAAGAAGACGGTTCATGGTTTGGCCGTTGGGGTACGAATTATATTTATGGGACCTGGTCGGCGCTTGTCGCTTTTCAGGCGATCGGGGAAGATCCGAACGCACCCTATATTCGCCGGGCGGTCGATTGGTTGAAAGCACGCCAACGAGAAGATGGCGGTTGGGGTGAGGACGGTGCCAGCTATTGGGAAACGCGCCGGGGTGAGGTAAAGGCAAGCACCGCCTCGCAGACGGCCTGGGCAATCCTTGGATTGCTTGCGGCTGGCGAGGTGGAGTGCCAGGCGGTAAAGCGCGGGATTGCCTATCTTCTAAACGCCCCGCGGAGCGGTGCGAAATGGCACGAGGCGTGGTACACATCTGTCGGCTTTCCACGCATCTTCTACCTTTGTTATCACGGGTACAGCGCGTATTTCCCGGTCTGGGCATTGACGCGTTATCGGAATCTTTCGCGGGGTGACGCGCCGACATTTCGGAACGGAATATGA
- a CDS encoding 4-hydroxy-3-methylbut-2-enyl diphosphate reductase: MVTSNTALNRRKIRVLLAQPRGFCAGVERAIEIVNHALEKYGPPVYVRHEIVHNQHVVDALREKGARFVSELDEVPEGAVTVFSAHGVSRKITDEAKRRHLPVLDATCPLVSRVHKEGQRYAEKGYQLILIGHEGHPEVEGTRGQIPGGVLLISNPGDADSLVVKDPSKLAYITQTTLSVDDTRDVIEALKKRFPEIQGPDVKDICYATQNRQESVRHLAKKVDLLLVVGAPNSSNSNRLCEIGLEMGLPSYLIEDSQGLDPEWLQGVATIGITAGASAPEELVQEVIRRLGDFGELEIQTLDGIEEHVQFKLPPELLSDPQTARA; this comes from the coding sequence ATGGTGACAAGCAATACAGCCCTCAATCGACGGAAAATCCGTGTCCTCCTCGCACAACCGCGCGGATTTTGTGCCGGCGTCGAGCGCGCGATCGAGATCGTCAACCATGCCCTCGAAAAATATGGTCCGCCGGTTTATGTGCGTCACGAAATCGTCCACAACCAGCATGTGGTTGACGCCTTGCGGGAAAAGGGCGCGCGCTTTGTCAGCGAGCTTGATGAAGTGCCGGAGGGAGCGGTCACCGTGTTCAGCGCTCATGGCGTTTCCAGAAAAATTACCGACGAAGCAAAGCGCCGTCATTTGCCGGTACTCGATGCGACCTGCCCCCTCGTCTCAAGGGTGCACAAGGAAGGGCAACGCTACGCCGAGAAGGGCTATCAACTCATCCTCATCGGCCATGAAGGGCATCCGGAAGTCGAAGGAACGCGCGGGCAAATTCCTGGCGGTGTCCTTCTCATCTCAAACCCCGGCGATGCGGATAGCCTTGTGGTTAAGGACCCCAGCAAGCTTGCCTACATCACCCAGACAACGCTTAGCGTCGATGACACAAGGGACGTAATCGAGGCCTTAAAAAAGCGTTTCCCGGAAATCCAGGGACCCGACGTGAAAGACATTTGTTACGCCACCCAAAATCGTCAGGAATCCGTCCGGCATCTTGCCAAGAAGGTGGATTTGCTGCTTGTCGTCGGGGCACCGAACAGTTCAAATTCAAACAGACTCTGCGAAATTGGCCTTGAAATGGGCCTCCCCAGTTATCTCATCGAAGATTCGCAAGGGCTTGACCCAGAATGGCTGCAAGGCGTTGCCACGATCGGCATCACGGCTGGCGCGTCCGCCCCGGAAGAACTGGTGCAGGAAGTCATTCGACGACTTGGCGATTTCGGCGAACTGGAAATCCAGACCCTGGATGGAATTGAAGAACACGTGCAGTTCAAACTGCCGCCTGAACTGCTAAGCGATCCGCAAACAGCCCGCGCCTAA
- the hpnD gene encoding squalene synthase HpnD: protein MSPDAFEPSRDMEALEAAQRVVRRSGTSFFWAMRMLPESRRRGMFAIYAFCREVDDIADEPAPKAAKTEGLGKWRAYLDSLYAGDAGKDAKLPPTARVLVGPIAEFNLRKEDFLAIIDGMEMDADGPIQGPSMANLERYCDRVACAVGRLSVHAFGVPNAFGYVVADKLGHALQLTNILRDLHEDAEDDRLYLPAELLDTHGISERVPEEVLKHPALPAVCEDLVRIARRHFEEAEAALAQCARRKMRPANVMLRVYWETLEALQARGWRDLDRAVGPSKATKLWIALRYGML, encoded by the coding sequence ATGTCGCCAGATGCCTTCGAACCTTCTCGGGATATGGAAGCCCTCGAAGCAGCCCAACGGGTTGTGAGGCGTTCCGGCACGTCTTTTTTCTGGGCGATGCGGATGCTTCCGGAAAGTCGTCGAAGGGGGATGTTTGCGATCTACGCTTTCTGCCGTGAGGTCGATGACATTGCTGACGAACCGGCGCCAAAGGCGGCCAAGACCGAAGGTCTTGGTAAGTGGCGGGCGTATCTTGACAGTCTTTATGCCGGGGATGCTGGAAAAGACGCAAAACTGCCTCCCACGGCAAGGGTTTTGGTCGGCCCGATTGCTGAATTCAACCTTCGAAAAGAAGATTTCCTGGCCATCATCGATGGCATGGAAATGGATGCGGACGGCCCTATTCAGGGACCGTCGATGGCCAATCTGGAACGCTATTGCGACCGTGTGGCTTGCGCCGTTGGGCGTCTTTCCGTGCACGCGTTCGGCGTTCCAAACGCATTTGGCTATGTCGTCGCGGACAAGCTTGGCCACGCATTGCAGCTGACGAACATTCTTCGCGATTTGCATGAGGATGCAGAAGACGACCGCCTTTATCTGCCTGCGGAGCTTTTGGACACGCACGGCATTTCCGAACGCGTGCCGGAAGAGGTTCTGAAGCATCCAGCCCTTCCGGCAGTCTGCGAGGATCTTGTCCGGATCGCACGCCGTCACTTCGAAGAGGCGGAAGCGGCGCTGGCGCAATGCGCGCGGCGGAAAATGCGGCCGGCCAATGTCATGCTTCGGGTTTACTGGGAAACCCTTGAGGCGTTGCAGGCGAGAGGCTGGAGAGATCTGGATCGCGCGGTCGGGCCTTCGAAGGCGACGAAGTTATGGATCGCGTTACGCTACGGGATGCTATAG
- a CDS encoding glutathione S-transferase, whose product MLTLYTDGTPNGRKISIFLEEAALPYRVVHIDITKGDQFKPDFLKISPNNKIPAILDPKGPDGREIALFESGAILIYLAEKTGKFLSPDPRTRIETIQWLMFQMGGIGPMLGQANHFRKYAPKKIPYAIERYTKEAARLYRVLDTRLGESPYLAGDYSIADMATFPWIRSHDLQGQNLVDFPNIARWFMKIANRPAVGRGMEVPRGLKSDWAEDKDAWNVMFGQAQYERH is encoded by the coding sequence ATGCTGACCCTATACACGGACGGCACACCGAACGGTCGCAAAATTTCCATCTTCCTTGAAGAAGCCGCCCTTCCCTATCGGGTCGTCCATATCGACATTACGAAAGGTGATCAGTTCAAGCCGGATTTTCTGAAAATCAGCCCCAACAACAAAATCCCGGCGATCCTCGACCCAAAAGGGCCGGACGGCAGGGAAATCGCGCTTTTCGAATCCGGGGCCATCCTGATTTATCTGGCCGAAAAAACAGGAAAATTCCTGTCACCGGACCCACGCACGCGCATTGAAACGATCCAATGGCTGATGTTCCAGATGGGCGGCATTGGGCCCATGCTTGGCCAAGCCAATCATTTTCGAAAATACGCTCCGAAAAAAATTCCCTACGCAATCGAGCGCTACACGAAGGAAGCGGCAAGGCTTTATCGCGTTCTCGACACACGGCTTGGCGAAAGCCCCTATTTAGCCGGCGACTATTCGATCGCAGACATGGCCACTTTCCCATGGATACGGTCGCACGACTTGCAGGGGCAAAACCTGGTAGATTTCCCGAACATCGCGCGATGGTTCATGAAAATCGCCAATCGGCCCGCCGTGGGACGAGGCATGGAAGTGCCGCGTGGCTTAAAATCGGATTGGGCAGAAGATAAGGATGCCTGGAACGTCATGTTCGGCCAGGCCCAATATGAACGCCACTAA
- the cysQ gene encoding 3'(2'),5'-bisphosphate nucleotidase: protein MDKTTRLALIEALRPIVHEAGKEIIRIYETKNYNVRKKEDASPVTDADEAAERILLRGLRKLTPDIPIVSEESVEAGDIPSIAGGKFWLVDPLDGTKEFISQTGEFTVNVALVIGDRPVLGLIGIPFKKIIYAATETGPATIAIGETPPRPIAAVTASPEGVVVITSRSHTGKETQEYLSNIKVREKKVAGSALKFXVIAEGGADLYPRLGRTMEWDTAAGHAILLAAGGNVLTLDGKQLRYGKPNFENPSFIAXGCSS from the coding sequence TTGGACAAAACAACGCGCCTTGCACTCATCGAGGCCCTCCGCCCCATCGTTCACGAAGCCGGCAAGGAAATCATCCGGATCTACGAGACGAAAAATTACAACGTCCGCAAAAAAGAAGATGCGTCGCCCGTCACGGATGCCGACGAAGCGGCCGAACGCATTCTTCTGCGCGGCCTGCGCAAACTTACGCCCGATATTCCCATTGTTTCGGAGGAAAGCGTCGAGGCGGGCGACATTCCATCCATCGCCGGCGGAAAATTCTGGCTCGTCGACCCCCTTGACGGCACAAAAGAGTTCATCAGCCAAACCGGCGAATTTACGGTGAACGTCGCCCTTGTCATCGGCGACCGTCCGGTTCTGGGGCTGATCGGCATCCCATTTAAGAAAATCATCTATGCCGCAACAGAAACCGGGCCTGCCACCATTGCCATTGGCGAAACACCTCCCCGACCGATCGCCGCCGTCACGGCATCCCCGGAAGGCGTTGTCGTTATCACAAGCCGTTCCCACACCGGCAAGGAAACGCAAGAATATCTGTCAAACATAAAGGTCCGCGAGAAGAAGGTTGCCGGCAGTGCATTGAAATTTYGCGTCATCGCAGAAGGCGGCGCCGACCTTTACCCGCGTCTTGGACGAACGATGGAGTGGGACACGGCAGCCGGACACGCCATCCTGCTTGCGGCAGGGGGCAATGTTCTAACCCTGGATGGCAAACAATTGCGTTACGGAAAACCGAATTTTGAAAATCCATCTTTTATCGCGAAKGGGTGCAGTTCGTAG
- a CDS encoding nucleoside phosphorylase, which translates to MTRLGFITGLRTEAAIVDAASETLSQPHRPLIHCGGAHAGRALAGALRLIEEGAGALVSFGIAGGLAPKLASGSLVLASTVRLVGEPSLNIDLAWRDRLCARVRGNFNPELGGIAGSDTVLQTVGEKKGLFEATHALAVDMESHVVARVARDCGVPFLVVRAIADAANATIPDVALVGVGKKGEALPLAVLRRAAFSPQTWPALVRLGGSHKKAHDALRHFLGVAGVGLAFE; encoded by the coding sequence ATGACGCGGCTCGGCTTCATCACCGGCCTGCGCACGGAAGCCGCGATTGTTGACGCGGCATCTGAGACGCTGTCCCAGCCACATCGACCGCTGATTCATTGTGGCGGTGCCCATGCGGGCCGTGCGCTTGCGGGCGCGCTTCGCTTGATCGAAGAAGGTGCAGGTGCCCTGGTTAGCTTTGGAATTGCAGGTGGCCTGGCACCAAAACTTGCCTCAGGAAGCCTGGTTCTGGCTTCCACCGTCCGACTTGTGGGGGAACCGTCGCTGAACATCGATCTTGCCTGGCGGGATAGGCTTTGCGCCCGGGTAAGGGGTAATTTTAATCCGGAGCTTGGTGGCATCGCTGGAAGCGATACGGTTTTGCAGACCGTGGGTGAAAAAAAAGGCCTTTTCGAAGCGACCCACGCTCTGGCCGTCGATATGGAAAGCCATGTCGTTGCAAGGGTGGCGCGCGATTGTGGCGTTCCCTTTCTGGTCGTTCGCGCCATCGCGGACGCGGCGAATGCGACAATCCCGGACGTGGCTTTGGTCGGCGTTGGGAAAAAGGGCGAGGCCCTGCCTTTGGCCGTGCTTCGGCGCGCGGCCTTTTCGCCCCAGACATGGCCGGCGCTTGTCCGGCTTGGCGGTTCACATAAAAAAGCTCATGACGCCCTTCGCCATTTTCTTGGCGTGGCTGGCGTCGGTCTTGCTTTCGAATAG
- a CDS encoding amine oxidase, translating to MAVTHIVGAGLAGLAAAVSLSKAGRQVAIYEASDHAGGRCRSYVDARLGRRVDNGNHLLFRGNRAAFRYLKTIGATDRFLCPGTPAFPFIDLASGKRWVVRPSAGVFPWWIFMPSRRIPGTVPADYLAALRLFLASPQATIAETFADGGPLYRCFWEPLAVASLNTPVEKAATRLLLPVVLRIFGRGPEAARPMIAKEGLSESFIDPALAYLEARGAAIHFTQRLRKITFVDGRVRGLDFGGQKISLEAEDQLILAVPPSNAAGLLPDLSTPEETEPILNAHFHLAEAPPWPHEAPFIGVIGGLAQWVFLRGRVASVTVSAAGSHIDESAEVLIPKLWADVVQALQIAPSPPPPCRVIKERRATFSQTPDACSLRPKTKTNYENLFLAGDWTDTGLPATIESAIASGHLAAKAVIKR from the coding sequence ATGGCCGTTACGCACATCGTTGGCGCCGGGCTGGCCGGGCTGGCCGCCGCCGTTTCTCTTTCGAAGGCGGGAAGACAGGTGGCGATTTATGAGGCGTCCGACCATGCCGGTGGGCGCTGCCGTTCCTATGTCGATGCCAGGCTTGGCAGGCGCGTCGACAATGGCAACCATCTGTTGTTTCGTGGCAATCGGGCGGCCTTTCGCTATCTGAAAACCATTGGCGCGACGGATCGTTTTCTTTGCCCGGGTACGCCCGCCTTTCCTTTCATCGATCTTGCGTCCGGGAAACGTTGGGTCGTGCGTCCCTCCGCAGGCGTTTTCCCATGGTGGATTTTTATGCCCTCGCGCCGCATTCCGGGAACGGTGCCGGCGGATTATCTGGCGGCTTTGCGGCTTTTTCTGGCATCGCCTCAGGCGACCATTGCCGAAACCTTCGCGGATGGCGGTCCTCTCTATCGCTGTTTCTGGGAGCCCCTTGCCGTTGCGTCACTGAACACGCCGGTAGAGAAAGCGGCGACGCGGCTGCTTCTTCCTGTCGTGCTGCGTATTTTTGGGAGGGGACCAGAAGCGGCGCGCCCGATGATTGCAAAAGAAGGGCTCTCGGAAAGTTTTATCGACCCGGCGCTTGCCTATCTTGAGGCAAGGGGTGCGGCTATCCATTTCACGCAACGTCTTCGCAAAATCACCTTTGTGGATGGACGTGTCCGGGGACTTGATTTTGGAGGCCAAAAAATTTCACTGGAAGCAGAGGATCAGTTGATTCTCGCTGTGCCACCGTCGAATGCCGCCGGTTTGCTTCCTGACCTTTCCACGCCAGAGGAAACAGAACCAATCCTGAACGCGCATTTTCACCTGGCTGAAGCCCCGCCGTGGCCCCATGAGGCACCCTTTATCGGCGTCATTGGCGGGCTTGCCCAATGGGTGTTTCTGCGTGGCCGTGTTGCATCGGTTACCGTAAGCGCCGCTGGCAGCCATATCGACGAAAGCGCCGAAGTTCTCATTCCGAAACTTTGGGCGGACGTGGTGCAGGCGTTGCAGATTGCTCCCAGCCCGCCGCCGCCTTGCCGTGTGATTAAGGAACGCAGGGCGACCTTTTCCCAAACGCCAGACGCGTGTTCCCTGCGTCCGAAAACCAAAACAAATTACGAAAATTTGTTTCTGGCCGGCGACTGGACCGATACTGGCTTGCCCGCTACGATCGAAAGTGCGATTGCGTCCGGTCACTTGGCCGCCAAGGCCGTCATAAAGCGATGA
- a CDS encoding NAD-dependent dehydratase: protein MTTLLTGASGFVGSAVLRALLAADHDVRVLLRETSDRRNLEGLRVEVVTGDLRDRPSLDRAIKGCEALFHVAADYRIWVRNPETLYASNVTGVRQMLEAAGQAGVSRIVHTSSVAALGLPKNGGVGDEETPVTLADMIGHYKRSKFLGEEEVRRLVAKGLPVVTVNPSAPVGPRDIKPTPTGHMIAEAASGRMPVYVDTGLNVVHVEDVAAGHLLAFEKGKIGRRYVLGGENLTLREILQKIAVITGRSAPRFRIPHNAIFPIAVMAEAWTRLSGGDQPFVSVDSVRMSKKRMFYSNARARQELGYSPRPVEEAFRDAVTWFSQHGICLPPKIS from the coding sequence ATGACGACATTGCTTACCGGGGCCTCGGGCTTTGTTGGTTCCGCCGTTCTTCGGGCCTTGCTTGCGGCGGATCATGACGTAAGGGTGCTGCTACGCGAAACCAGCGACCGGCGGAACCTTGAAGGACTCCGTGTTGAGGTCGTTACCGGCGATCTTCGCGACCGACCTTCCCTCGACCGTGCGATCAAGGGCTGCGAGGCGCTTTTTCACGTTGCCGCTGATTATCGGATATGGGTGCGAAATCCGGAAACGCTCTATGCAAGCAACGTCACGGGCGTTCGCCAGATGCTTGAAGCGGCAGGCCAGGCGGGAGTCTCGCGCATTGTCCATACAAGCAGCGTTGCGGCGCTGGGACTGCCGAAAAACGGTGGCGTCGGTGATGAAGAAACGCCGGTCACCCTTGCCGACATGATCGGGCATTACAAACGTTCGAAATTTCTTGGCGAGGAAGAAGTGCGCCGCCTGGTTGCCAAGGGCCTTCCGGTCGTTACCGTAAACCCTTCGGCGCCGGTTGGCCCCCGTGATATCAAGCCCACGCCCACAGGCCATATGATTGCTGAAGCCGCTTCCGGGCGGATGCCTGTCTATGTCGATACCGGTCTCAACGTTGTGCATGTTGAAGACGTGGCAGCAGGGCATTTGCTGGCTTTCGAGAAAGGAAAGATCGGCAGGCGCTATGTGCTTGGTGGTGAAAACCTGACGCTTCGTGAAATCTTGCAGAAGATTGCCGTCATAACGGGGCGTTCGGCACCAAGATTCCGCATCCCTCACAACGCAATTTTTCCGATTGCGGTTATGGCCGAAGCCTGGACACGGCTAAGCGGTGGGGATCAGCCCTTCGTTTCGGTTGACAGCGTGCGGATGTCGAAAAAGCGGATGTTTTACTCGAACGCGCGCGCGCGGCAGGAACTTGGCTATTCGCCGCGCCCGGTAGAGGAAGCGTTTCGCGATGCCGTCACGTGGTTTTCCCAACACGGGATTTGCCTGCCGCCAAAAATTTCTTAA
- the hpnC gene encoding squalene synthase HpnC, which translates to MTTFSPAETPSGKEAAEENFPVGSFLLPPRLRPHAAVFYAYARAIDDIADNPELAPEEKIHRLEGFARAIVGDETEAPAYEKAYRMRESLRQTKVSTVHCTDLIDAFKQDATQRRYRDWRDLLHYCDRSAAPVGRYLLDLHGESKAGYLESDALCNVLQVLNHLQDCKDDYLSLDRVYLPESWLAEAGASVEDLAASDASAALRRVLDRCLDGVEALLVPARRLPDILSNRFLAMEAAVIFAVAEELTRQLRRRDPLAERVVLSKMAYATCFLKGIFRTIF; encoded by the coding sequence ATGACAACTTTCAGCCCGGCCGAAACACCGTCCGGAAAAGAAGCTGCGGAGGAAAACTTCCCGGTTGGGTCTTTTTTGCTACCGCCACGGCTGCGCCCGCACGCCGCTGTTTTTTATGCCTATGCTCGTGCAATCGACGACATTGCGGACAATCCAGAACTTGCGCCGGAAGAGAAAATTCATCGTCTCGAAGGATTTGCACGGGCCATTGTCGGCGACGAAACCGAGGCTCCAGCCTATGAAAAGGCCTATCGCATGCGCGAAAGCCTTCGCCAAACAAAGGTTTCAACGGTTCATTGCACGGATCTGATCGACGCCTTCAAGCAGGATGCGACGCAGCGCCGCTACCGGGATTGGCGCGATCTTCTGCATTATTGCGATCGGTCGGCGGCGCCGGTTGGGCGCTATCTTTTGGACCTTCACGGCGAATCGAAAGCAGGTTATCTGGAATCGGACGCGCTTTGTAACGTGCTACAGGTTTTGAACCATTTGCAGGATTGCAAGGATGACTACCTTTCTCTCGACCGGGTTTACCTTCCAGAAAGCTGGCTGGCGGAAGCGGGTGCTTCGGTTGAGGACCTGGCGGCTTCTGATGCAAGTGCCGCCCTTCGTCGGGTGCTGGATCGCTGCCTTGATGGCGTTGAGGCGCTTCTCGTCCCGGCGCGCAGGTTGCCTGATATACTCAGCAACCGCTTCTTGGCGATGGAAGCGGCTGTTATTTTTGCCGTCGCGGAAGAACTGACCCGTCAACTCCGTCGCCGTGACCCGCTTGCCGAACGGGTCGTTCTTTCAAAAATGGCCTATGCGACCTGTTTCCTGAAAGGCATCTTCCGCACGATTTTTTGA
- the hpnH gene encoding hopanoid biosynthesis associated radical SAM protein HpnH, with the protein MPVPLIQQARVGAYVLKQRLRGTKRYPLVLMLEPLFRCNLACAGCGKIDYPAEILNKRLSVKECLDAVDECGAPIVSIPGGEPLLHKEMKEIVEGIVARKKFVYLCTNALLLEKKLHLFKPSPYLTFSVHLDGNREVHDKAVCQDGVFDRAVQAIQAAVEKGFRVNVNCTLFDGTDPEEIGDFFSYVTDNLHAEGITVSPGYAYERAPNQEHFLSRQKTRQLFRDIFKKGKGKNWRFSQSSLFLDFLAGNQTYHCTPWGNPTRNVFGWQRPCYLLGEGYANSWNELIGETDWEKYGTGNYEKCANCMVHCGYEPTAVNDTISHPWKALKVALFGVRTNGPMAADIPLTTQRKADYVFEENVDSFLKETGKSDAA; encoded by the coding sequence ATGCCCGTACCTCTTATACAACAAGCCCGCGTTGGCGCTTACGTTCTGAAACAACGCCTGCGGGGCACAAAGCGTTATCCGCTTGTCCTTATGCTGGAACCGTTGTTCCGCTGCAATCTTGCCTGCGCTGGCTGCGGAAAAATTGATTATCCAGCCGAGATTCTGAACAAGCGCCTAAGCGTCAAGGAATGCCTTGATGCCGTCGACGAATGTGGCGCGCCGATTGTCTCCATCCCTGGTGGCGAGCCGCTCTTGCACAAGGAAATGAAAGAGATCGTCGAAGGGATCGTTGCCCGGAAGAAATTTGTCTATCTGTGCACGAACGCCTTGCTGCTGGAGAAGAAACTGCATCTTTTCAAGCCAAGCCCTTATCTTACCTTCTCCGTTCACCTGGACGGCAACCGCGAAGTGCACGACAAGGCGGTTTGCCAGGACGGCGTCTTTGACCGGGCCGTTCAAGCCATTCAAGCCGCCGTCGAAAAAGGGTTTAGGGTCAATGTAAACTGCACATTGTTCGACGGAACAGACCCTGAGGAAATTGGAGACTTTTTCTCCTATGTGACGGACAACCTTCATGCCGAAGGGATCACCGTCTCACCTGGCTACGCCTATGAACGCGCACCGAACCAGGAACATTTTCTGAGCCGGCAAAAAACACGTCAACTTTTCCGCGATATTTTTAAAAAAGGAAAAGGAAAAAACTGGCGCTTCTCACAATCCAGCCTGTTTCTCGACTTCCTTGCCGGCAACCAGACCTATCACTGCACACCATGGGGAAATCCAACCCGCAATGTTTTCGGCTGGCAGCGACCCTGTTATCTTTTGGGCGAAGGCTATGCCAATTCCTGGAACGAACTGATTGGGGAAACGGATTGGGAAAAATACGGCACTGGCAATTACGAAAAATGTGCAAATTGCATGGTACATTGCGGCTACGAGCCAACCGCCGTTAACGACACCATCTCGCACCCGTGGAAAGCGCTCAAAGTCGCGCTTTTCGGCGTTCGAACGAATGGGCCGATGGCGGCGGACATTCCGCTTACGACACAACGAAAAGCGGATTACGTCTTTGAAGAGAACGTGGACAGCTTCCTGAAAGAAACGGGAAAAAGCGACGCCGCCTAA